Proteins from a genomic interval of Longimicrobium sp.:
- a CDS encoding haloacid dehalogenase-like hydrolase, producing the protein MRRLVLFDIDGTLLSADGAGKRAIHRALMEVFGTTGHLPGYSFAGRTDPEIVRDLLRSADVDDAEIDAGLPALWFRYVENLHREIREIHVAAHPGIPELMERVEEGGPEMVLGVLTGNIREGARIKVDAAGLGFRRFRVGAFGSDHGHRPELPAIAVERARAATGICFSGKEIVIVGDTPLDVACGAHLGVRTIATATGHHPADELAAAGADHVFADLGDVDAVWNAIVRG; encoded by the coding sequence ATGCGGCGGCTGGTCCTGTTCGACATCGACGGCACCCTGCTTTCCGCCGACGGCGCGGGGAAGCGGGCCATCCACCGCGCGCTGATGGAGGTGTTCGGCACGACCGGCCATCTCCCCGGCTACTCGTTCGCCGGGCGCACCGACCCCGAGATCGTGCGCGACCTGCTGCGCTCGGCCGACGTGGACGACGCGGAGATCGACGCCGGTCTTCCCGCGCTCTGGTTCCGCTACGTCGAGAACCTGCACCGCGAGATCCGCGAGATCCACGTGGCCGCGCACCCCGGCATCCCCGAGCTGATGGAGCGGGTGGAGGAGGGCGGGCCGGAGATGGTGCTGGGGGTGCTCACCGGCAACATCCGCGAGGGCGCGCGCATCAAGGTCGACGCGGCGGGATTGGGATTCCGGCGCTTCCGCGTGGGCGCGTTCGGCAGCGACCACGGGCACCGTCCCGAGCTTCCCGCCATCGCCGTGGAGCGCGCCCGCGCGGCCACGGGGATCTGCTTCAGCGGCAAGGAGATCGTGATCGTCGGCGACACCCCGCTGGACGTGGCGTGCGGCGCCCATCTCGGCGTGCGCACCATCGCCACCGCGACCGGACACCATCCCGCCGACGAGCTGGCCGCCGCGGGCGCCGACCACGTCTTCGCCGACCTGGGCGACGTGGACGCGGTGTGGAACGCCATCGTCCGCGGCTGA
- a CDS encoding AAA family ATPase, with translation MAKRGETGRPEAVIFTGVQASGKSTFYRERFFETHVRINMDMLKTRRRETLLLEACLRAQQPFVVDNTNVLAAERARYIAAARAAGFTVTGYFFRVTTREAIARNRARTGKAVVPVPGILGTYKRLEEPRWDEGYDALYAVTLTPANLWIVEEMPREPSEPASS, from the coding sequence ATGGCGAAGCGCGGCGAGACGGGGCGGCCCGAGGCGGTGATCTTCACCGGCGTGCAGGCGTCGGGGAAGAGCACCTTCTACCGCGAGCGGTTCTTCGAGACGCACGTCCGCATCAACATGGACATGCTGAAGACGCGCCGCCGCGAGACCCTGCTGCTGGAGGCCTGCCTGCGCGCGCAGCAGCCGTTCGTGGTCGACAACACCAACGTGCTGGCGGCCGAGCGCGCGCGGTACATCGCCGCGGCGCGCGCGGCCGGCTTCACCGTCACCGGCTACTTCTTCCGCGTCACTACGCGCGAGGCCATCGCCCGCAACCGCGCGCGCACGGGGAAGGCGGTCGTGCCCGTCCCCGGCATCCTGGGCACCTACAAGCGCCTGGAGGAGCCGCGCTGGGACGAGGGCTACGACGCGCTGTACGCCGTCACCCTCACCCCCGCCAACCTCTGGATCGTCGAGGAGATGCCGCGCGAACCGTCCGAGCCCGCCTCGAGCTGA
- a CDS encoding GNAT family N-acetyltransferase, with the protein MSSDITLRRATVDDADVLAYHRAEMFRDMGDLPDALYTELEDTTRAWIEAAIPAGEYVAWVASPVGAKEIVAGAGLQLRPLMPRPLARREIIGGRQGLIVNVFTERAWRRRGIAELLMRELMMWARGNAVASLVLHASPEGRRLYERLGFEQTNEMRYVGTGEVERGG; encoded by the coding sequence ATGAGCAGCGACATCACCCTCCGCCGTGCCACGGTGGACGACGCCGACGTGCTGGCGTACCACCGCGCGGAGATGTTCCGCGACATGGGCGACCTGCCGGACGCGCTCTACACTGAGTTGGAGGATACGACCCGAGCATGGATCGAGGCGGCGATCCCCGCGGGCGAGTACGTGGCGTGGGTGGCGTCGCCCGTCGGTGCGAAGGAGATCGTGGCGGGCGCGGGGCTGCAGCTGCGCCCGCTGATGCCGCGGCCGCTGGCGCGTCGGGAGATCATCGGCGGGCGGCAGGGGCTGATCGTGAACGTGTTCACCGAGCGCGCGTGGCGCCGCCGCGGCATCGCCGAGCTGCTGATGCGCGAGCTGATGATGTGGGCGCGCGGGAACGCCGTCGCCAGCCTCGTCCTCCACGCCTCGCCCGAGGGCCGCCGCCTCTACGAACGCCTCGGCTTCGAGCAGACGAACGAGATGCGGTACGTGGGCACGGGTGAGGTCGAGAGGGGCGGTTGA
- a CDS encoding class I SAM-dependent methyltransferase: protein MPTVTSEPAPATAPAPRRDPGPASAAERVFLDLLDRHVEDARIRFAVNGRERVVGRGEGEPGAAVRVHDERFFRRVLAGGNLGLGESYMDRDWEMEEGDISDFLTILLRNRLDRRVKGDLATAVKVGRIQLANLFRRPHWGHAQFHYDLGDDLFESFLDPVAMMYSCGYAHSPDDTIEQLQIQKLDRICQKLGVRPGDRVLDIGCGFGGMLMHAAKHYGATGVGITTSRRHQAHGTRRIADAGLADRVTLELRDHRTVDGRFDRVVSIGMMEHLPRKEYGRFFERIAAVLPPHGTGLLHVVGANTHTNVHDPFIQKYALPGTGQPKLSELAHGCEQHGLAIRDVENFIRHYGYTARHWLNRFRANKHTLDQKRYDARFQRMWEYYLSCAVAAAWASDAALYQVLFARDYAAPMPLHRV, encoded by the coding sequence ATGCCCACCGTCACCTCCGAGCCCGCACCCGCCACCGCGCCCGCCCCGCGCCGCGACCCCGGCCCCGCGAGCGCCGCCGAGCGCGTGTTCCTGGACCTGCTGGACCGGCACGTGGAGGATGCGCGCATCCGCTTCGCGGTGAACGGCCGCGAGCGGGTGGTGGGCCGCGGCGAGGGCGAGCCGGGCGCCGCGGTGCGCGTGCACGACGAGCGCTTCTTCCGCCGCGTGCTGGCCGGCGGCAACCTGGGGCTGGGCGAGTCGTACATGGACCGCGACTGGGAGATGGAGGAAGGCGACATCTCCGACTTCCTGACCATCCTGCTGCGCAACCGGCTGGACCGCCGGGTGAAGGGCGACCTGGCCACGGCGGTGAAGGTGGGGCGCATCCAGCTGGCCAACCTCTTCCGCCGCCCGCACTGGGGCCACGCGCAGTTCCACTACGACCTGGGCGACGACCTGTTCGAAAGCTTCCTGGACCCGGTGGCGATGATGTACTCGTGCGGGTACGCCCACTCGCCCGACGACACCATCGAGCAGCTGCAGATCCAGAAGCTCGACCGCATCTGCCAGAAGCTGGGGGTGCGGCCGGGCGACCGGGTGCTGGACATCGGCTGCGGCTTCGGGGGGATGCTGATGCACGCGGCGAAGCACTACGGCGCCACCGGCGTGGGGATCACCACCAGCCGGCGCCACCAGGCGCACGGCACCCGGCGCATCGCCGACGCGGGGCTGGCCGACCGCGTGACGCTGGAGCTGCGCGACCACCGCACCGTGGACGGGCGCTTCGACCGGGTGGTGAGCATCGGGATGATGGAGCACCTGCCGCGGAAGGAGTACGGCCGCTTCTTCGAGCGCATCGCGGCGGTGCTGCCGCCGCACGGCACCGGGCTACTGCACGTGGTGGGCGCCAACACGCACACCAACGTGCACGACCCCTTCATCCAGAAGTACGCGCTCCCCGGCACCGGCCAGCCCAAGCTCTCGGAGCTGGCCCACGGGTGCGAGCAGCACGGCCTGGCCATCCGCGACGTGGAGAACTTCATCCGCCACTACGGCTACACCGCGCGCCACTGGCTGAACCGCTTCCGCGCCAACAAGCACACGCTCGACCAGAAGCGGTACGACGCCCGCTTCCAGCGGATGTGGGAGTACTACCTGAGCTGCGCGGTGGCGGCGGCCTGGGCCTCGGACGCCGCGCTGTACCAGGTGCTGTTCGCGCGCGACTACGCGGCGCCCATGCCGCTGCACCGCGTCTAG
- the pyrE gene encoding orotate phosphoribosyltransferase — MSGDRDRLLALLVERSFRVGDFVLSSGARSRYYVDARTTTTHAEGQAVVGRLGLAAIREAGLRPASVGGMTLGADPVAYAIAHASWLAGDPVNAFTVRKEPKTHGTGKRVEGCFAAGDEVVMIEDTVTTGASTLKAIQAVEAEGGTVLAVLALIDREEGGRDAIEQAGYRVLTLVRVSELMQRMENGGGG; from the coding sequence ATGAGCGGCGACCGCGACCGCCTCCTGGCGCTGCTGGTGGAGCGCTCCTTCCGCGTCGGCGATTTCGTGCTGTCGTCCGGGGCGCGCAGCCGCTACTACGTGGACGCGCGCACCACCACCACCCACGCCGAGGGCCAGGCCGTCGTCGGGAGATTGGGACTCGCCGCCATCCGCGAGGCCGGGCTGCGCCCCGCGTCCGTCGGCGGGATGACCTTGGGCGCGGACCCCGTCGCCTACGCCATCGCCCACGCGTCGTGGCTGGCGGGCGATCCGGTGAACGCCTTCACCGTGCGCAAGGAGCCCAAGACGCACGGCACCGGCAAGCGCGTCGAGGGCTGCTTCGCCGCGGGCGACGAGGTGGTGATGATCGAGGACACGGTCACCACCGGCGCCAGCACGCTGAAGGCCATCCAGGCGGTGGAGGCCGAGGGCGGCACCGTGCTGGCCGTGCTCGCGCTGATCGACCGCGAGGAAGGCGGCCGCGACGCCATCGAGCAGGCCGGCTACCGCGTCCTCACCCTCGTCCGCGTCAGCGAGCTGATGCAGAGGATGGAGAACGGCGGAGGAGGGTGA
- a CDS encoding DUF433 domain-containing protein: MLAEISFGSKDRIHPDRLAAMPETPVVHSDPEIMSGTPVFVGTRVPVRTLLDYIESGDTLETFLDDFPGVTREQVVQYLKDATKRAGDPIR; encoded by the coding sequence GTGCTCGCCGAGATTAGCTTCGGGTCGAAGGATCGCATCCACCCCGACCGGCTGGCGGCCATGCCTGAAACGCCCGTCGTGCACAGCGACCCGGAGATCATGAGCGGCACCCCGGTGTTCGTCGGAACGCGCGTACCCGTGCGCACGCTGCTCGACTACATCGAATCGGGGGATACGCTGGAGACCTTCCTCGACGACTTCCCCGGCGTCACGCGCGAGCAGGTGGTGCAGTACCTGAAAGACGCGACGAAGCGGGCGGGAGATCCCATCCGTTGA
- a CDS encoding acyl-CoA desaturase → MTALNRELAARGFHRRPTARLLAELALFVALGAGGAVAFLVVPGIPAKAAALVAMTLGNLGMTTHTHSSSHNATSRRLWVNKALTLFGYGVWFGASAHYWWNKHVAVHHATPNVVGLDDDVDLLPWFALTPEEFQSGGPVRRWYYRHQWVVVPLAVALTTLNMIRASWAFLVPVLRDPRRRTRLHWIDLAAVTSHSLFWIGLPLLWFPAGQVAVFYLLRSAFTGYAVFATAAPAHFPVEAKFLPTEGHGTRGEYRRHSDYVLLQTVTTVNYRTGWLGTLLCCGAQYQLEHHLFPGISHPYYPRISPLLRRWCQENGYPYRTLGWWEGIWKTFRVFKHPKPVEPALEALRERVRMQLEAEPAGAGA, encoded by the coding sequence TTGACGGCCCTGAACCGCGAGCTGGCCGCGCGCGGCTTCCACCGCCGGCCCACCGCCCGGCTGCTGGCCGAGCTGGCGCTGTTCGTGGCGCTGGGCGCCGGCGGCGCGGTGGCCTTCCTCGTCGTTCCCGGAATTCCCGCGAAGGCCGCGGCGCTGGTGGCCATGACGCTGGGAAACCTGGGGATGACCACGCACACCCACAGCTCGTCGCACAACGCCACCAGCCGGCGGCTGTGGGTGAACAAGGCGCTGACGCTGTTCGGCTACGGCGTGTGGTTCGGCGCGTCGGCGCACTACTGGTGGAACAAGCACGTGGCGGTGCACCACGCCACGCCCAACGTGGTGGGGCTGGACGACGACGTGGACCTCCTCCCCTGGTTCGCGCTGACCCCCGAGGAGTTCCAGTCCGGCGGGCCGGTTCGGCGCTGGTACTATCGCCACCAGTGGGTGGTGGTGCCGCTGGCAGTGGCGCTCACCACGCTGAACATGATCCGCGCGTCGTGGGCCTTCCTGGTGCCCGTGCTGCGCGACCCGCGCCGGCGCACACGGCTGCACTGGATCGACCTGGCCGCCGTGACCTCGCACTCCCTCTTCTGGATCGGCCTGCCGCTCCTCTGGTTCCCCGCGGGGCAGGTGGCCGTGTTCTACCTGCTGCGGAGCGCGTTCACGGGATACGCGGTGTTCGCGACCGCCGCCCCCGCGCACTTTCCGGTCGAGGCGAAGTTCCTTCCCACCGAGGGGCACGGCACGCGCGGCGAGTACCGGCGGCACTCGGACTACGTGCTGCTGCAGACGGTGACCACGGTGAACTACCGCACCGGCTGGCTGGGAACCCTGCTGTGCTGCGGCGCGCAGTACCAGCTCGAGCACCACCTCTTTCCCGGCATCAGCCACCCGTACTACCCGCGCATCAGCCCGCTGCTGCGGCGGTGGTGCCAGGAGAACGGCTACCCCTACCGCACCTTGGGGTGGTGGGAGGGGATCTGGAAGACGTTCCGCGTGTTCAAGCACCCCAAGCCGGTGGAGCCGGCACTGGAGGCGCTCCGTGAGCGGGTGCGGATGCAGCTGGAGGCGGAGCCGGCCGGGGCGGGTGCGTGA